A genome region from Fodinibius salicampi includes the following:
- a CDS encoding c-type cytochrome — protein MKISKIVGLMTVTILLLIGCEGGSDTNTEATANKEVEQELTEFEMTNGIGPVNEEITIDEIDPELAKEGMQVFDMKCGACHKMDSRYVGPPLGGIMNTRTPAYVMNMILNPEEMLEKHPIAKSVGSEYPTRMTNQQLTREKARAVVEYLAQESQ, from the coding sequence ATGAAGATATCTAAAATAGTGGGATTAATGACTGTAACAATACTACTGCTTATTGGTTGTGAGGGAGGCTCGGATACAAATACGGAGGCCACAGCAAATAAGGAGGTGGAGCAGGAACTTACAGAGTTTGAAATGACAAATGGAATTGGTCCGGTTAACGAAGAAATTACAATTGATGAAATCGATCCTGAGTTAGCAAAAGAGGGAATGCAGGTTTTTGATATGAAGTGCGGGGCCTGTCATAAGATGGATAGTCGTTATGTGGGTCCGCCATTAGGAGGAATTATGAATACGCGTACACCCGCCTATGTAATGAATATGATCTTAAACCCTGAAGAAATGCTCGAAAAGCATCCTATTGCAAAATCAGTTGGATCAGAATATCCGACACGGATGACAAATCAGCAATTAACCAGAGAAAAGGCACGAGCTGTTGTAGAGTATTTGGCACAAGAATCACAATAA
- a CDS encoding RrF2 family transcriptional regulator encodes MLLSKSCEYGLRATLYLASSSNEKYISIKKLSEKLDISFHFLTKILQELTAAGLLESMKGPKGGVRLSKASDDISLQEIVVAIDGIEIFTECVLGLPGCGSEKPCPMHSMWAETRDDIEKVFRTTSLADMSKKGKQNDLRITPDGKFVWQ; translated from the coding sequence ATGCTACTGTCAAAATCTTGCGAATATGGCTTAAGGGCCACATTGTATCTGGCTTCGAGTTCCAATGAAAAATACATTTCCATAAAGAAGTTAAGCGAAAAGCTTGATATCTCATTCCATTTTCTTACGAAAATTCTTCAAGAGCTGACGGCCGCGGGCCTTTTGGAGTCTATGAAGGGACCCAAGGGAGGAGTAAGGTTATCTAAAGCAAGTGATGATATATCATTACAAGAAATCGTTGTGGCAATTGACGGGATTGAAATATTTACGGAATGTGTATTGGGGCTCCCTGGATGTGGGAGTGAAAAACCCTGTCCCATGCATAGCATGTGGGCGGAAACCCGGGATGATATAGAGAAAGTATTTAGAACAACCAGTCTGGCAGATATGTCCAAGAAGGGAAAACAAAATGATTTGCGCATTACACCGGATGGGAAATTTGTTTGGCAGTAA
- a CDS encoding creatininase family protein, whose translation MNSPRPYILAETNWKTVKEQSYQVAVLPWGATEAHNYHMPYATDVIQCDHVAAESARKAWEKDAKIIVLPTVPFGVNTGQLDVDLCLNMNPSTQLAVLNDIADVLHRQGIPKLVILNGHGGNHFKQMLRTLSVDFPGLFSCALNWYQAADAEEYFDEPGDHAGEMETSAIMHIAPELVLPLSEAGEGAARKFKVDGLNEGWTFVQREWTQVTEDTGVGNPVAASAEKGEQFLEAVTDRISQFLADLAVTDNDSLYE comes from the coding sequence ATGAATTCACCCCGACCGTATATTCTTGCTGAAACGAACTGGAAAACCGTGAAGGAACAATCCTACCAGGTGGCGGTCCTTCCCTGGGGCGCTACCGAGGCCCATAATTACCATATGCCCTATGCTACCGATGTCATCCAATGCGACCATGTAGCTGCCGAATCCGCTCGCAAAGCCTGGGAGAAGGACGCAAAGATAATTGTGCTTCCTACCGTACCTTTTGGGGTAAATACCGGTCAGCTGGATGTGGATTTGTGCCTGAATATGAATCCGTCTACCCAACTGGCAGTACTAAACGATATTGCCGATGTGCTGCATCGTCAGGGCATACCCAAATTGGTTATCCTGAACGGCCATGGCGGAAACCACTTCAAGCAGATGCTCCGTACCCTTTCCGTAGATTTTCCCGGGTTGTTTTCTTGTGCATTAAACTGGTATCAGGCAGCTGATGCCGAGGAGTATTTTGATGAACCGGGAGATCATGCCGGGGAGATGGAAACAAGTGCGATCATGCATATTGCTCCAGAGCTGGTACTCCCTCTTTCGGAAGCGGGGGAGGGAGCAGCCCGCAAATTTAAAGTGGATGGCTTAAACGAGGGGTGGACCTTTGTGCAGCGCGAGTGGACCCAGGTAACGGAAGACACGGGGGTTGGCAATCCTGTTGCGGCATCAGCCGAAAAGGGGGAGCAGTTTTTAGAAGCTGTAACCGATCGCATTAGTCAGTTTCTTGCTGATCTTGCCGTTACTGATAATGACTCACTCTATGAGTAA
- a CDS encoding GDSL-type esterase/lipase family protein produces the protein MLISGVSIEYVLGQQTEEKPDYSAYYYHKKNLFEQLPNGEDEIIFLGDSITDGNEWAEMFGSTRLKNRGISGDVTDGVLYRLNEVTESNPDKVFVMIGVNDLARDRSVNYVLENYEKIVNKIEQDSPDTKIYIQSVLPVNEDFEQFSSHVDKTPEIKEVNKGLKKLADRKGLTYINLFDDMSTDRDQLNPDYTEDGLHLNGNGYLVWKSEIEQYLN, from the coding sequence GTGCTGATATCCGGAGTATCAATAGAATATGTTCTGGGTCAGCAAACGGAAGAAAAACCTGACTATTCAGCTTATTATTACCACAAAAAGAACCTGTTTGAGCAGCTGCCGAATGGGGAGGATGAAATTATCTTTCTTGGCGACAGCATCACCGATGGCAATGAGTGGGCCGAGATGTTTGGAAGCACCCGGCTTAAAAATCGGGGCATATCCGGAGATGTAACCGATGGAGTGCTCTACCGACTGAATGAAGTGACCGAATCAAATCCGGATAAAGTCTTTGTGATGATCGGCGTTAACGACCTGGCACGGGATCGTTCGGTGAATTATGTATTGGAAAATTATGAGAAGATCGTGAATAAAATAGAACAGGATTCACCGGATACTAAGATTTATATCCAAAGTGTGCTGCCGGTAAATGAGGATTTTGAGCAGTTTTCCTCCCATGTGGACAAGACGCCCGAGATTAAAGAAGTAAATAAGGGCTTAAAAAAACTGGCTGACCGGAAAGGACTTACCTATATCAATTTGTTTGACGATATGAGTACTGATAGAGATCAGCTAAATCCGGATTATACCGAGGATGGCCTGCATTTGAACGGCAACGGATATCTGGTATGGAAGTCAGAGATTGAGCAGTATCTGAATTGA